A window from Streptomyces sp. NBC_00271 encodes these proteins:
- a CDS encoding purine-cytosine permease family protein, whose translation MSENSPAAPSPSLTEVETYGVERIPDADRTASPLDLFRVAFGGANTFSTCVLGAFPILFGLSFWQGLAATLLGVVVGALILCPMAMFGPVNGTNNAVASSAHLGVHGRVVGSFLSLLTAVAFFSISVWSSGDALVGGAHRLFGLERSNLSYVVAYALFGCLVLAVCVYGFRFMLFVNKIAVTSATVLFLLGAIAFAGDFDPSYAGVFTASADSATQALFWPSFIGSALIVLSNPVSFGAFLGDWSRYIPANAPRRKVVGAAFLSQIATLLPFVFGLATASIIATKAPKYVDPAAPDFVGGLLAISPSWFFLPVCLLALIGGMSTGTTSLYGTGLDFSSVFPRLSRVQATILVGVLSIAFIFIGRFGFDLVQSISTFATMIITCTTPWMVVMILGFYTRRGWYDPDALQVFNRRQRGGRYWFTHGWNWRGMTAWWVAAVVGVLFTNIPGQFVGPLGDLANGIDISLPLSLAVAAVLYLAMLRLFPEPRAVYGPEGPRLARTVDVPVPPITGPGAESEGTPAVLAVDGS comes from the coding sequence TTGTCCGAGAACTCCCCCGCCGCGCCGTCGCCGTCTCTCACCGAGGTGGAGACCTACGGCGTCGAGCGCATCCCCGACGCGGACCGCACCGCGTCGCCGCTCGATCTGTTCAGAGTCGCCTTCGGCGGTGCGAACACCTTCTCCACCTGCGTCCTCGGGGCCTTCCCCATCCTCTTCGGCCTCTCCTTCTGGCAGGGGCTCGCGGCCACCCTCCTCGGAGTCGTCGTCGGGGCGCTGATCCTGTGCCCGATGGCGATGTTCGGCCCGGTCAACGGAACCAACAACGCGGTCGCCTCCTCCGCGCACCTCGGGGTGCACGGCCGGGTCGTCGGCTCGTTCCTGTCGCTGCTCACGGCCGTGGCGTTCTTCTCGATCTCGGTGTGGAGCTCCGGCGACGCCCTGGTCGGCGGCGCGCACCGGCTGTTCGGCCTGGAGCGCAGCAACCTGTCGTACGTGGTCGCGTACGCGCTCTTCGGCTGCCTGGTGCTCGCGGTGTGCGTGTACGGGTTCCGGTTCATGCTGTTCGTCAACAAGATCGCGGTGACCTCGGCGACCGTGCTGTTCCTGCTCGGCGCGATCGCCTTCGCCGGTGACTTCGATCCCTCATACGCCGGAGTCTTCACGGCCTCGGCCGACTCCGCGACGCAGGCGCTGTTCTGGCCCTCCTTCATCGGCTCGGCGCTGATCGTGCTGTCGAACCCGGTGTCCTTCGGCGCGTTCCTCGGCGACTGGTCGCGTTACATCCCGGCGAACGCGCCGCGCCGCAAGGTCGTCGGTGCCGCGTTCCTGTCCCAGATCGCCACCCTGCTGCCGTTCGTGTTCGGGCTCGCGACCGCGAGCATCATCGCGACCAAGGCGCCGAAGTACGTCGACCCGGCGGCCCCCGACTTCGTCGGCGGCCTGTTGGCCATCTCGCCGAGCTGGTTCTTCCTGCCGGTGTGTCTGCTCGCCCTGATCGGCGGCATGTCGACCGGCACGACGTCGCTGTACGGCACCGGGCTCGACTTCTCGTCGGTGTTCCCGCGGCTGTCCCGGGTCCAGGCGACGATCCTGGTCGGGGTCCTGTCGATCGCGTTCATCTTCATCGGCCGCTTCGGCTTCGACCTGGTGCAGTCCATCTCGACGTTCGCCACGATGATCATCACCTGCACCACGCCCTGGATGGTCGTGATGATCCTCGGGTTCTACACCCGGCGCGGCTGGTACGACCCGGACGCGCTCCAGGTCTTCAACCGCCGTCAGCGCGGCGGCCGTTACTGGTTCACACACGGCTGGAACTGGCGGGGCATGACGGCCTGGTGGGTGGCCGCGGTGGTCGGTGTGCTGTTCACCAACATCCCCGGCCAGTTCGTCGGACCGCTGGGCGACCTCGCGAACGGCATCGACATCAGCCTGCCGCTGTCGCTGGCCGTCGCCGCCGTGCTGTATCTGGCGATGCTCCGACTGTTCCCCGAGCCGCGGGCGGTGTACGGGCCCGAGGGTCCGCGGCTGGCCCGTACCGTCGACGTGCCGGTGCCGCCGATCACCGGTCCCGGGGCGGAGAGCGAGGGCACGCCCGCGGTTCTCGCCGTCGACGGCAGTTGA
- a CDS encoding lactate 2-monooxygenase, with protein MAKHWADFQYEIYLNGMTGAVPRLPTDLTQLEELTEQRLGPGPVGYVAGSAGNGSTARANRAALDRRRIVPRMLRDVHERDLSVEVLGRALPAPLALAPVGVLSIMHPDAESAAARAAAAQGVPYILSSASSTPMEQVAEAMGGAERWFQLYWAKDREVTRSFLDRAKAAGFTALFVTLDTPLLAWRPRDLDQAYLPFLHGVGTANYFSDPAFQAGLAKPVHEDPNAAVLHFVGMFADPGKTWPDLAFLRENWDGPIVLKGILHPDDARRAADAGMDGVVVSNHGGRQVAGSVAAADALPRVVEAVGERLTVLFDSGIRTGDDVFKALALGARAVLLGRPYAYGLGLDGQAGVEHVVRCLLAEFDLTLALSGHARPTTLGPDDLIEESA; from the coding sequence ATGGCTAAGCATTGGGCCGACTTCCAGTACGAGATCTATCTGAACGGAATGACGGGCGCCGTACCGCGGCTGCCCACCGATCTGACCCAGCTGGAGGAGCTCACCGAGCAGCGGCTCGGGCCCGGTCCGGTCGGCTACGTGGCGGGCAGCGCGGGCAACGGGAGCACCGCCCGGGCCAACCGGGCCGCCCTCGACCGGCGCCGGATCGTGCCGCGCATGTTGCGTGACGTGCACGAACGCGATCTGTCCGTCGAGGTGTTGGGTCGCGCCCTGCCCGCGCCGCTGGCGCTCGCGCCCGTGGGCGTGCTGTCGATCATGCATCCGGACGCGGAGTCCGCCGCCGCGCGGGCCGCCGCGGCGCAGGGCGTCCCGTACATCCTGTCCTCGGCCTCCAGCACGCCCATGGAACAGGTCGCGGAGGCGATGGGCGGGGCGGAGCGCTGGTTCCAGCTGTACTGGGCGAAGGACCGCGAGGTCACCCGGTCCTTCCTGGACCGGGCGAAGGCGGCCGGGTTCACCGCGCTGTTCGTCACTCTCGACACCCCGCTGCTGGCCTGGCGTCCGCGCGACCTCGACCAGGCGTATCTGCCGTTCCTGCACGGTGTGGGCACGGCGAACTACTTCTCCGACCCGGCGTTCCAGGCGGGTCTGGCCAAGCCGGTGCACGAGGACCCGAACGCGGCCGTGCTGCATTTCGTCGGCATGTTCGCGGACCCGGGCAAGACCTGGCCCGATCTCGCGTTCCTGCGGGAGAACTGGGACGGGCCGATCGTCCTCAAGGGCATCCTGCATCCGGACGACGCCCGACGCGCCGCCGACGCCGGGATGGACGGCGTGGTCGTCTCCAACCACGGCGGCCGGCAGGTGGCGGGGTCGGTGGCGGCGGCCGACGCGCTGCCACGGGTGGTCGAGGCGGTCGGCGAACGGCTGACCGTCCTCTTCGACAGCGGCATCCGCACCGGCGACGACGTCTTCAAGGCGCTCGCGCTCGGCGCGCGAGCCGTTCTCCTCGGACGCCCGTACGCCTATGGGCTGGGCCTGGACGGACAGGCGGGCGTCGAACACGTCGTCCGCTGTCTGCTCGCCGAGTTCGACCTCACCCTCGCCCTGTCCGGGCACGCCCGCCCCACCACCCTCGGCCCCGACGACCTGATCGAGGAATCCGCATGA
- a CDS encoding RICIN domain-containing protein: MPTPHPPRPSYPPGGAPGESDESLAARLSGRTEGEATQSVALLMARHWQPTYDYAAICLAASSDVVSMVAATSFHYALDCLIRGESGAALRPRLLVTVRDTVNEWSGEDRISGVLPDLRKPAGGRGMRAAQSMTTENRKLAERSFHALPPLAQCLLWHTEVEAEDISVPAGLSGLDIDTASAALEQAREQFRQGCVRAHRELAPSKECGFYNRLLDVPIRRGGALLPDVRQHLGECRHCRHAAEQLNYFEGGLGILLAEAVLGWGARRYLDARPGRVRQAVRPEEGSAFGGGRAGAGGGVGSGGRVGTGGRLGTGGRPGSAGRHRLLGQFPAPGRLAQIAQKHSKVLLTGAGTASAVLLVSVLTISLWSHGDGGADPTASTGVGSSHTVSPSPDAPDPSAGSSPPTSAGLPTSTEQTRLRSLAADLCLDIRGGKAEVGAEAELAVCSSAWTQQWSYESDGLLRSVADPALCLDSHADDGVVALDHCVAKSAARGGDVRYDLTVRGELLSRSREGLAVTPSSTDPNADIVVKDRDGSDAQRWRTDSASADPGSLSIAGTASASTRAVSKSPSPASTADEPSASPSEPPTDGRTDPSATPSESSAEPRSVMVDDRTSAQPVLPLTAQLSSLVEGLGL, encoded by the coding sequence GTGCCCACCCCCCACCCCCCTCGCCCGTCCTATCCTCCCGGCGGTGCTCCCGGGGAGTCCGACGAAAGCCTCGCCGCGCGGCTGAGTGGCCGGACGGAGGGCGAGGCCACGCAGTCCGTCGCCCTGCTGATGGCGCGGCACTGGCAGCCGACGTACGACTACGCGGCCATCTGCCTAGCCGCTTCCTCGGACGTCGTCTCGATGGTCGCCGCGACCTCCTTCCACTACGCCCTCGACTGCCTGATACGCGGCGAGTCCGGAGCGGCCCTGCGGCCCCGGCTCCTCGTGACCGTGCGGGACACCGTCAACGAGTGGTCCGGTGAGGACCGGATATCCGGCGTTCTGCCGGATTTGAGGAAACCCGCCGGGGGGCGGGGTATGCGGGCGGCGCAGTCCATGACCACCGAAAATCGGAAGCTCGCCGAGCGCTCTTTCCATGCCTTGCCGCCCCTCGCCCAGTGCCTGCTGTGGCACACCGAGGTCGAGGCCGAGGACATTTCCGTACCGGCCGGTCTGTCGGGCCTGGACATCGACACCGCGTCGGCCGCTCTGGAGCAGGCCCGTGAGCAATTCCGCCAGGGATGTGTGCGCGCCCACCGGGAACTCGCGCCGAGCAAGGAATGCGGCTTCTACAACCGGCTGCTCGACGTCCCGATTCGTCGTGGGGGCGCCTTGCTGCCGGATGTCCGACAGCATCTGGGGGAGTGCCGCCACTGTCGGCACGCGGCCGAGCAACTCAACTATTTCGAGGGCGGCTTGGGGATTCTGCTCGCCGAAGCGGTGCTCGGTTGGGGCGCGCGACGCTACCTCGACGCACGCCCGGGGCGTGTGCGGCAAGCGGTGCGCCCCGAGGAGGGGTCGGCGTTCGGCGGCGGACGGGCGGGCGCCGGCGGAGGCGTGGGTAGCGGCGGGCGCGTGGGTACCGGCGGGCGTCTCGGGACCGGTGGACGTCCTGGGAGTGCCGGCCGGCATCGTCTGCTGGGGCAGTTTCCCGCGCCCGGGCGGCTGGCCCAGATTGCCCAGAAGCACTCGAAGGTCCTGCTCACAGGGGCGGGCACGGCCTCGGCGGTGCTGCTCGTGAGCGTGCTCACCATCAGCCTGTGGTCCCACGGCGACGGTGGCGCCGACCCGACCGCCTCCACGGGGGTCGGCAGCAGCCACACCGTCTCGCCCAGCCCGGACGCCCCGGATCCCTCCGCCGGCTCCTCGCCCCCGACCTCGGCCGGACTGCCGACCAGCACCGAGCAGACCCGGCTGCGTAGCCTCGCCGCCGACCTCTGCCTCGACATCCGGGGCGGCAAGGCGGAGGTCGGTGCCGAGGCCGAGCTGGCCGTCTGCTCGTCCGCCTGGACCCAGCAGTGGTCGTACGAGAGCGACGGCCTGCTGCGCAGCGTCGCCGACCCCGCGCTGTGCCTGGACTCGCACGCCGACGACGGTGTCGTCGCCCTGGACCACTGCGTCGCGAAGAGCGCCGCGCGGGGCGGCGACGTGCGCTACGACCTCACCGTGCGGGGCGAGTTGCTGTCGCGCTCGCGCGAGGGACTCGCGGTCACGCCCAGTTCCACCGATCCGAACGCCGACATCGTGGTCAAGGACCGGGACGGCTCCGACGCGCAGCGGTGGCGGACCGACTCCGCCTCGGCCGACCCCGGGTCGCTGTCGATCGCGGGGACGGCGAGCGCCTCGACCCGGGCGGTCAGCAAGTCGCCGTCCCCGGCGAGCACGGCCGATGAGCCGAGCGCGTCGCCCAGCGAGCCGCCGACGGACGGCCGGACCGACCCGTCGGCGACCCCCTCGGAGTCCTCCGCCGAGCCCCGTTCCGTGATGGTCGACGACCGCACGAGCGCCCAGCCCGTGCTTCCGCTGACCGCTCAACTCTCCTCCCTTGTGGAGGGGTTGGGTCTGTAA
- a CDS encoding TIGR03668 family PPOX class F420-dependent oxidoreductase codes for MPDMDEEEARRRFVAARVARLATVDAEGRPHLVPLVFAARGGEIVTAVDHKPKRSRRLRRLRNIAAHPAVCLLVDAYDEDWEQLWWVRADGDARVLPPGTQDEYTAAIDLLREKYAQYRQRPPDGPVIAVTVHRWHGWRATAEPGPER; via the coding sequence GTGCCGGACATGGACGAGGAGGAGGCGCGCCGCCGGTTCGTGGCGGCACGGGTGGCGCGCCTGGCGACGGTGGACGCCGAGGGGCGCCCGCACCTCGTGCCCCTCGTCTTCGCGGCGCGCGGCGGCGAGATCGTCACCGCGGTCGACCACAAACCGAAGAGGTCGCGGCGGCTGCGGCGGCTGCGCAACATCGCCGCCCACCCCGCCGTGTGCCTGCTCGTCGATGCCTACGACGAGGACTGGGAGCAGCTGTGGTGGGTACGGGCGGACGGCGACGCCCGGGTCCTGCCGCCCGGCACACAGGACGAGTACACGGCAGCGATCGACCTGCTGCGCGAGAAGTACGCGCAGTACCGGCAGCGGCCGCCGGACGGCCCGGTGATCGCCGTCACCGTCCACCGCTGGCACGGCTGGCGCGCCACAGCGGAGCCCGGCCCGGAGCGCTGA
- a CDS encoding cyclase family protein, with amino-acid sequence MESWLDLSVPVVTGMPVYPGDPEVEVSRALRVAEHGVNVLRLHMGSQSGTHVDAPYHVDEAWPTLDDLPLERFAGPAVVADVRGLPARAPITPDLLAPALGLLRPGSVLLLATGWSRYWGTEDYLAHPWLTPEAAEAVVAAGVLTVGIDALSVDPTGPADLPSHRVLCGAGGVIAENLTGLGGVADAQAAGCSAEVFLFPMRLAGADGGPVRATARVTARAR; translated from the coding sequence ATGGAGAGCTGGCTCGACCTGTCCGTGCCCGTGGTCACCGGGATGCCCGTCTATCCCGGTGACCCGGAGGTGGAGGTCTCCAGGGCGTTGCGGGTCGCCGAGCACGGAGTGAACGTCCTTCGGCTGCACATGGGGTCGCAGTCCGGTACACATGTCGACGCGCCGTACCACGTGGACGAGGCGTGGCCCACGTTGGACGATCTGCCGCTGGAGCGGTTCGCGGGGCCGGCGGTCGTCGCCGACGTCCGTGGGTTGCCTGCGCGGGCGCCGATCACTCCCGACCTGCTCGCCCCTGCCCTCGGTCTGCTGCGGCCCGGTTCGGTCCTGCTGCTGGCCACCGGGTGGTCGCGGTACTGGGGAACCGAGGACTACCTCGCTCATCCCTGGCTGACGCCGGAGGCGGCGGAGGCCGTGGTCGCGGCGGGGGTCCTCACCGTCGGGATCGACGCGCTGAGCGTCGATCCGACCGGTCCCGCGGATCTGCCCTCCCACCGTGTGCTGTGCGGAGCGGGGGGTGTGATCGCCGAGAACCTGACCGGGCTCGGAGGCGTCGCGGACGCGCAGGCCGCGGGGTGTTCGGCGGAGGTGTTCCTGTTCCCCATGCGCCTCGCCGGGGCCGACGGGGGCCCGGTCCGGGCGACGGCCCGCGTCACGGCCCGCGCGCGGTAG
- a CDS encoding PucR family transcriptional regulator yields the protein MTSLPVAAREHVRQEMVADPRVVAAIVSAVHEQVPVYAALDDSRLPEVRAIAAWGLERLLDLWVTDGALEPSDLRRLRGIAAARAADGRPVQAVLRAYRVAATVLTDEIAARAPRLAAADAFALSRMLLTALDTLSEEMTTAYAATDEDLAADRDRALRLLLDDLIAGRHASVGALSDRSARLGVQLPDPYCLLVAEPVGAERPEMALDAATGLLEALAVPGVPGVPGDEVASSATVRGSRAVLLLPGAAAARAGAVLGARSWRGCAITGESLDRVAVAHRLAADALDTAPAHAHRPGRVLTDADAHVLALLGGHPAAAPDQVARLVLGPLTDPGQRHLMEALTAYIDAGSASAAARVLHLHAQSLRYRLRRIHALTSRDPRDPWQRLTLDIARTIRP from the coding sequence GTGACAAGTCTGCCCGTTGCCGCCAGAGAACACGTCCGGCAGGAGATGGTCGCCGATCCGCGCGTCGTGGCGGCGATCGTCTCGGCGGTCCACGAACAGGTCCCGGTGTACGCCGCGCTCGACGACAGCCGGCTGCCGGAGGTACGGGCCATCGCGGCCTGGGGCCTGGAGCGGCTTCTCGACCTGTGGGTCACCGACGGCGCCCTCGAACCGTCGGACCTGCGGCGCCTGCGAGGCATCGCGGCGGCCCGCGCGGCGGACGGGCGACCCGTGCAGGCGGTGTTGCGGGCCTACCGGGTGGCGGCGACCGTCCTCACCGACGAGATCGCGGCCCGTGCGCCCCGGCTCGCCGCCGCGGACGCCTTCGCTCTCAGCCGGATGCTGCTGACCGCGCTCGACACCCTCTCCGAGGAGATGACCACGGCGTACGCCGCCACCGACGAGGACCTCGCGGCGGACCGTGACCGGGCGCTGCGGCTGCTGCTCGACGACCTGATCGCCGGGCGGCATGCCTCGGTGGGTGCGCTGAGCGACCGGTCGGCCCGGCTGGGGGTCCAACTTCCCGACCCCTACTGTCTGTTGGTGGCCGAGCCGGTGGGCGCGGAGCGTCCCGAGATGGCGCTCGACGCGGCGACGGGGCTGCTCGAGGCGTTGGCCGTGCCGGGCGTTCCGGGCGTTCCGGGGGACGAGGTGGCCTCGTCCGCGACGGTACGTGGCTCCCGTGCCGTTCTGTTGCTGCCGGGTGCGGCTGCCGCCAGGGCGGGGGCGGTGCTGGGCGCGCGGTCCTGGCGGGGCTGTGCGATCACCGGGGAGAGCCTGGACCGGGTCGCCGTGGCGCATCGGCTCGCCGCCGACGCCCTCGACACGGCGCCCGCCCACGCGCACCGGCCGGGGCGTGTCCTCACGGACGCCGACGCCCATGTCCTCGCCCTGCTCGGCGGGCATCCCGCCGCCGCGCCGGACCAGGTCGCCCGCCTCGTACTCGGACCGCTCACCGACCCGGGGCAGCGGCATCTCATGGAGGCGCTGACCGCGTACATCGACGCCGGCTCGGCGAGCGCCGCCGCGCGGGTGCTTCACCTGCACGCGCAGTCCCTGCGCTACCGCCTGCGGCGCATCCACGCCCTGACGTCCCGTGATCCCCGCGACCCCTGGCAACGCCTCACCCTGGACATCGCCCGCACGATCAGGCCGTAG
- a CDS encoding hemerythrin domain-containing protein — MTTEAAAGTVDLTVMYAAHDAFRRDLERLGDAAADGTAFTPQVRAGWDNFRHQLHIHHAAEDSDLWPRVERKVAGRPRDVALLAEMEAEHALLDPRLTAVDAALKDRSAELPALVRSLASTLDDHLAHEEESALPLIREVLTPADWGAFTGRIRKTQGVRGAALFVPWIVDGAPPADRARFLGAFPPPVRVLNKLFWEAGYRKRGLWGA, encoded by the coding sequence ATGACCACCGAAGCCGCAGCCGGCACTGTCGACCTCACCGTCATGTACGCAGCCCACGACGCCTTCCGCCGCGACCTGGAACGCCTCGGCGACGCGGCGGCCGACGGCACCGCCTTCACCCCCCAGGTCCGCGCGGGCTGGGACAACTTCAGGCATCAGCTGCACATCCACCACGCCGCCGAGGACAGCGATCTGTGGCCGCGCGTGGAGCGCAAGGTCGCTGGCCGTCCCCGGGACGTCGCCCTCCTCGCCGAGATGGAGGCGGAGCACGCCCTCCTCGACCCGCGGCTCACCGCCGTCGACGCGGCCCTGAAGGATCGGTCGGCCGAACTCCCCGCCCTGGTCCGCTCGTTGGCATCGACCCTCGACGACCACCTCGCCCACGAGGAGGAGAGTGCTCTGCCGCTCATCCGGGAGGTACTGACGCCCGCGGACTGGGGCGCGTTCACCGGCCGCATCCGTAAGACGCAGGGCGTGCGCGGGGCCGCGCTCTTCGTACCGTGGATCGTCGACGGAGCGCCGCCCGCCGACCGCGCCCGGTTCCTCGGCGCGTTCCCGCCGCCCGTACGCGTCCTCAACAAGCTGTTCTGGGAGGCTGGCTACCGCAAGCGTGGGCTGTGGGGGGCCTGA
- a CDS encoding LLM class F420-dependent oxidoreductase gives MKFGVSTFITDEGIGPRALGPALEERGFDTLLLAEHSHIPVNRETPYPGGGELPRVYYRTLDPFVALAAAASVTRDLLLGTGIALVVQRDPITTAKEIASLDLISGGRAVFGVGAGWNREEMRNHGTDPASRGRLMDERIRAMIELWTKDEAEFHGDFVDFAPVYAWPKPVQRPHPPIWVGGNSERTFARVAEYGSAWLPSAVPPKELGARIEQMRKTAGDRPAVVVYAGESDRESLDTYAELGVDRVLLYLPTQPEDETLRTLDELAEAVSAHR, from the coding sequence ATGAAGTTCGGAGTGTCGACGTTCATCACCGATGAGGGCATCGGCCCCAGGGCCCTGGGTCCCGCTCTGGAAGAGCGCGGGTTCGACACGCTGCTGCTGGCCGAGCACTCGCACATCCCGGTGAACCGGGAGACGCCGTATCCGGGCGGCGGCGAACTGCCCCGCGTCTACTACCGCACGCTCGATCCGTTCGTGGCGCTCGCCGCCGCTGCCTCCGTGACCCGGGACCTGCTCCTGGGCACGGGGATCGCTCTGGTGGTCCAGCGTGATCCGATCACCACCGCGAAGGAGATCGCCTCCCTCGACCTGATCTCCGGCGGCCGTGCCGTGTTCGGTGTCGGCGCCGGCTGGAACCGGGAGGAGATGCGCAACCACGGCACGGATCCTGCCTCCCGCGGCCGGCTGATGGACGAGCGCATTCGCGCCATGATCGAACTGTGGACGAAGGACGAGGCCGAGTTCCACGGCGACTTCGTCGACTTCGCACCGGTCTACGCCTGGCCCAAGCCGGTCCAGCGGCCGCACCCGCCCATCTGGGTCGGGGGCAACAGTGAGCGCACCTTCGCCCGCGTCGCCGAGTACGGGTCGGCGTGGCTGCCCAGCGCCGTACCGCCCAAGGAACTGGGCGCGCGCATCGAACAGATGCGCAAGACGGCCGGTGACCGGCCGGCCGTCGTGGTCTACGCGGGCGAAAGCGACCGGGAGTCACTCGACACCTACGCGGAACTCGGCGTCGACCGCGTGCTGCTGTATCTGCCGACCCAGCCGGAGGACGAGACACTGCGCACGCTCGACGAGCTGGCCGAGGCCGTGTCCGCCCACCGCTGA
- a CDS encoding toxin Doc, with protein MAPVIHIDVPWLLQRHEEVLPDQPTVNDFSALVAAVARHRVDPPRLGVDSDPAWRAAALLHTLALLKPLPAANARFACSAAVAYMFVSGVGIDPPYGALVDLARDLISGKTDVYGAADRLRSWQI; from the coding sequence ATGGCTCCCGTCATCCATATCGATGTGCCGTGGCTGTTGCAGCGCCACGAAGAGGTGCTGCCCGACCAGCCCACGGTCAACGACTTCTCGGCCCTGGTCGCCGCCGTGGCCCGGCATCGTGTCGACCCGCCCCGCCTCGGAGTCGACTCCGACCCGGCCTGGCGCGCCGCCGCTCTGCTGCACACCCTGGCCCTGCTGAAGCCGCTACCGGCCGCCAATGCCCGTTTCGCCTGTTCGGCGGCGGTGGCGTACATGTTCGTCAGCGGTGTCGGGATCGACCCGCCCTACGGGGCGCTGGTTGACCTCGCCCGGGATCTGATCTCCGGCAAGACCGACGTCTACGGCGCGGCCGACCGGCTGCGCTCCTGGCAGATCTGA
- a CDS encoding subtilase-type protease inhibitor, translated as MPNTARWAATLTLTAAAVCGPFGGSALATPAHATQTVTSQAHATPALAPSGLYAPSALVLTMGHGETAATVTPERAVTLNCAPTPSGTHPAAYDACGELRAVNGDLDALTLRDGALCTRQFDPVVVTVEGVWRGKRVSYERTFANECVKNSYGTSFFTF; from the coding sequence ATGCCGAACACCGCGCGCTGGGCAGCGACTCTCACCCTCACGGCCGCTGCCGTCTGCGGCCCCTTCGGGGGGTCCGCCCTCGCCACCCCGGCCCACGCGACCCAGACGGTCACGAGTCAGGCCCACGCCACGCCGGCCCTCGCCCCCTCAGGGCTCTACGCCCCCTCGGCCCTGGTGCTCACCATGGGCCACGGAGAGACCGCCGCCACCGTCACCCCGGAGCGCGCAGTCACGCTGAACTGCGCCCCGACCCCCTCCGGCACCCACCCCGCCGCCTACGACGCCTGCGGCGAACTCCGGGCGGTGAACGGCGACTTGGACGCCCTGACCCTCAGAGACGGCGCACTGTGTACGCGGCAGTTCGATCCGGTGGTCGTCACCGTCGAGGGCGTCTGGCGCGGCAAGCGCGTCTCGTACGAACGGACCTTCGCCAACGAGTGCGTGAAGAACTCCTACGGGACGAGCTTCTTCACGTTCTGA
- a CDS encoding 2-hydroxyacid dehydrogenase: MSTTHTTDTPDTTVTAVAKNVLAVVSAHVGGRTAGAALATVFPGEAKVTVVETTDEDPAALREAHVIITGLSPVTAEHLAAAPDLELVQCASHGFDYVDLDAARAKGVPVCNIGSSGAEKQNVAEQTFALMLALAKQLVPAHTALVDADWALPRLQRSITELSGKTLGIVGLGHIGEEVARRAVAFDMSIVYAGPQSVGAEAEARLGGARHVELDELLRTSDYVTLHAPLTEETRHLLNAERLALLKPTAFVVNTSRGALIDQDALADALEAGTLAGAGIDVFDPEPPTAALRLLKSPNVVLSPHVAGVTRETLVRIALAAVQNAADFVAGKPPRDVVS, encoded by the coding sequence ATGAGCACGACCCACACGACCGACACGCCCGACACGACGGTCACCGCGGTGGCGAAGAACGTTCTGGCCGTGGTCTCGGCCCACGTCGGCGGTCGCACCGCCGGTGCCGCGCTCGCCACCGTCTTCCCCGGCGAGGCCAAGGTCACCGTCGTGGAGACGACCGACGAGGACCCGGCCGCGCTGCGCGAGGCCCATGTCATCATCACGGGTCTCAGCCCGGTGACCGCCGAACACCTCGCCGCCGCACCGGACTTGGAACTGGTCCAGTGCGCGAGCCACGGTTTCGACTACGTCGACCTGGACGCCGCCCGCGCCAAGGGGGTGCCGGTGTGCAACATCGGCTCCAGCGGCGCCGAGAAGCAGAACGTGGCCGAGCAGACCTTCGCCCTCATGCTGGCCCTCGCCAAGCAGCTGGTCCCGGCGCACACCGCGCTCGTCGACGCCGACTGGGCGCTGCCGAGGCTGCAGCGGTCCATCACCGAACTGTCCGGCAAGACCCTCGGCATCGTCGGGCTCGGCCACATCGGCGAGGAGGTCGCCCGGCGCGCGGTCGCGTTCGACATGAGCATCGTGTACGCCGGTCCGCAGTCGGTCGGCGCGGAGGCCGAGGCACGGCTCGGCGGCGCCCGTCATGTCGAACTCGACGAACTGCTGCGCACGTCGGACTACGTCACGTTGCACGCCCCGCTCACCGAGGAGACCCGGCATCTGCTGAACGCCGAGCGGCTCGCGCTCCTCAAGCCGACCGCGTTCGTGGTCAACACCTCGCGGGGCGCCCTGATCGACCAGGACGCCCTCGCGGACGCGCTCGAGGCGGGCACCCTGGCCGGGGCGGGCATCGACGTCTTCGACCCCGAACCGCCCACCGCGGCCCTGCGGTTGCTCAAGTCCCCGAACGTGGTGTTGTCGCCGCATGTCGCGGGCGTCACGCGCGAGACGCTCGTACGGATCGCGCTGGCGGCGGTCCAGAACGCCGCCGACTTCGTGGCGGGCAAGCCGCCCCGGGACGTGGTGTCCTAG